Proteins from one Nicotiana tabacum cultivar K326 chromosome 23, ASM71507v2, whole genome shotgun sequence genomic window:
- the LOC107784785 gene encoding probable phospholipid hydroperoxide glutathione peroxidase, which translates to MLYSATRVLIPRKNLSFLRQFSLILKPTHFNSVSTPPIPTVISNSIVSAKRFELFCLRSDYSTMASQSSKPQSIYDFTVKDAKGNDVDLSIYKGKVLIIVNVASQCGLTNSNYTDMTEIYKKYKDQGLEILAFPCNQFGGQEPGSIEEIQNMVCTRFKAEYPIFDKVDVNGDNAAPLYKFLKSSKGGFFGDSIKWNFSKFLVDKEGNVVDRYSPTTTPASMEKDIKKLLGVA; encoded by the exons ATGCTTTATTCTGCAACTCGTGTTCTCATACCAAGAAAAAATCTCAGTTTCCTTAGGCAATTTTCTTTGATTCTAAAACCAACCCATTTCAATTCTGTGTCTACTCCTCCGATTCCAACAGTTATTTCCAATTCTATTGTCTCCGCTAAGAGATTTGAGTTGTTTTGTTTAAGATCAGATTATAGTACCATGGCCAGCCAATCTAGCAAGCCTCAATCTATTTATGACTTCACTGTCAAG GATGCTAAGGGTAATGATGTTGATCTCAGCATTTACAAGGGAAAGGTCCTTATCATTGTCAATGTTGCATCACAGTG TGGCCTGACTAATTCAAACTACACTGACATGACCGAGATATACAAGAAGTACAAGGATCAAG GTCTGGAGATTCTTGCATTCCCTTGCAACCAGTTCGGTGGACAGGAGCCTGGAAGCATTGAAGAGATCCAGAACATGGTTTGCACTCGCTTCAAGGCCGAGTACCCCATATTTGATAAG GTTGATGTGAATGGTGATAATGCTGCTCCACTGTATAAGTTCTTGAAATCAAGCAAAGGTGGGTTCTTTGGGGATAGTATCAAGTGGAACTTCTCCAAATTCCTTGTTGACAAAGAAGGAAACGTCGTCGATCGCTACTCTCCAACCACTACTCCAGCTAGCATGGAG AAGGATATCAAGAAACTTTTGGGGGTTGCTTAA
- the LOC107784783 gene encoding putative ripening-related protein 2, whose translation MKLISATMSKGINYLSLAHFVAFLILISMACSNTLVVEAQRHRAPDAKEGKFSLAVSGRTKAILTINDFRKGGEGGGPSECSGKYYDNSIPIVALSTGWYNKGRRCFEKITIYANGKSTKAMVVDECDTSRGCRNNIVDASEAVWKALGVPKKDWGWLEIFWSD comes from the coding sequence ATGAAACTAATTAGTGCAACAATGAGCAAGGGGATTAATTACCTAAGTCTAGCTCATTTTGTTGCTTTCTTGATCCTTATTTCCATGGCTTGTAGTAACACATTAGTTGTTGAAGCTCAAAGGCACAGGGCGCCAGATGCAAAAGAAGGGAAATTTTCACTTGCAGTTTCTGGTCGTACAAAGGCTATTTTAACTATCAATGACTTTCGAAAAGGTGGTGAAGGAGGGGGTCCTTCAGAATGTAGTGGCAAATATTACGATAATTCTATTCCAATTGTGGCTTTATCAACTGGATGGTACAATAAAGGGAGACGATGTTTTGAAAAGATAACAATTTATGCAAATGGGAAGAGTACAAAAGCAATGGTTGTTGACGAATGTGACACAAGTAGAGGATGTAGAAATAATATTGTGGATGCTTCTGAAGCTGTGTGGAAAGCTTTGGGTGTTCCTAAAAAAGACTGGGGTTGGCTTGAAATCTTCTGGTCTGAttaa